A stretch of the Oceanicola sp. D3 genome encodes the following:
- a CDS encoding alpha/beta hydrolase has translation MTDPTAFDNAPFIPEGASYPDRWAEAARDYRSVETALGRARLNEPYGAHPSEKYDLFFPATAQPKGTVIFIHGGFWRAFTRSDWSHLAAGATARGWAVAMPSYPLCPEVSVAQITVSMAKAVNAIALKTKGNIAITGHSAGGHLALRMLDPALNLGAARARITRCLPISPLTDLRPLREVPLNDTLQLTETEAKSESPAFQPAPLTPVHTVVGAAERPSFIAQAHALQWPGAEVTELPDLHHFNVIDFLLDPEHSLTKWLTDEGAEPPNRPNPSA, from the coding sequence ATGACCGACCCCACAGCCTTCGACAACGCCCCTTTTATCCCGGAGGGGGCCAGCTATCCCGACCGTTGGGCCGAAGCTGCGCGTGATTACCGCTCTGTCGAAACCGCCCTCGGCCGCGCCCGCCTGAATGAGCCATACGGGGCGCATCCCTCTGAGAAGTATGATCTTTTCTTCCCAGCCACGGCGCAGCCCAAGGGCACCGTGATCTTCATTCACGGCGGCTTCTGGCGTGCCTTCACCCGCAGCGACTGGTCTCACCTCGCCGCCGGAGCCACCGCCCGAGGCTGGGCCGTGGCGATGCCCTCCTATCCTCTCTGCCCCGAGGTGAGCGTGGCCCAAATCACCGTTTCAATGGCAAAGGCCGTCAATGCCATTGCCCTGAAAACAAAGGGAAATATTGCCATCACCGGCCATTCTGCAGGCGGCCATCTGGCCCTGCGCATGCTCGACCCGGCGCTCAACCTCGGCGCAGCCCGCGCTCGCATCACCCGCTGCCTGCCGATCTCCCCGCTGACAGACCTGCGCCCCCTGCGGGAGGTTCCGCTGAACGACACGCTGCAACTCACTGAAACCGAGGCAAAATCCGAAAGCCCCGCCTTTCAGCCCGCCCCGTTAACCCCAGTCCACACCGTGGTCGGCGCCGCCGAACGGCCCTCGTTCATCGCCCAGGCCCACGCATTGCAATGGCCCGGCGCAGAGGTCACCGAGCTGCCCGATCTCCATCATTTCAACGTGATAGACTTTCTTCTTGATCCCGAGCACAGCCTCACAAAATGGCTGACAGACGAAGGGGCCGAGCCGCCAAACAGGCCCAACCCCTCCGCTTGA